The DNA window CCGAGGACCCGCCGAATACTTCGATATTGAACGGGGTCTTGCTGCCGGCCTTCTGCCACCCGCTGACAATGCTCTGTCCTTGAAGAACACCAACACCGTAATTGTCGAAGGTTGCGTAGTAATCGACGTCCTTGGTCTGACTAATCAGGCGGTCGTAGGAGATCACTTTGATCCCTTTTTTCTGGGCGAGCGACAGCGCATCAGAAAACGTCTTGCCGTCGATAGGCGCAATGACGAGCGCCTTGACGCCCTTTGCAAGCATGTTCTCGACCTGATTCACTTGCGTCGGAACGTCGTAGTTCGCGTATTGCAGGTCGGCGGAATAACCTTTGGCTTTCAGTGCGTCGACCATGCTTTTTCCGTCGGTGATCCAACGGGATTCGGTCTTGTCGGGAAGCGAGATCCCCACAACGCCTTTATCCTGGGCCAACGCGACGCCTGACATTGCCGAGAAAGCCGCCGATGCTGCCAGAACGACCACGACACTTTTCAAAATTTTCATGACCTTGTCTCCTGATTAGGAATACGTATTTATCTATACGGTTTGTAACTTTAGAAATTCCGGACTGACGCCGGTTGGCGTCAGTCATTCAGACTGTCAACCGATCGCTACCTCGGCGCCTGCTTCTTTGGAGGAAGCGAACATTGCTTCAATGACGCGACTGATGTTGTAAGCCTGCGTGGCGGGCACAACTGACTGCGTGCCATTGCGCAGCGCGTCGAAAAACGCATTCGATTCGCGGTCGAAGTAGACCGGATTGCCGATTTCCGCGATGTCTGGAGAGTATTCGGTCTTTTTTGTCGCCCAGATTTCGGGGAAGCTGGTTTCTTGCCACTCGGTCCAGCCTTCCGGATGATCGCCTTTGCCTGCGTCGTAAATCTTGTAGCTCGCGGGCAAGGACCTAGAAGACATGATGCCTTCCGTGCCGTAAGCAGTGATGTCCCAGCTTTCCGTCCACGGCAGGACATCCCACGACATGAAGTCGACGGTGACAATCTTGTCTTCATAGTTCAGCACTGCGCCTGCCGCATCTTCTCGCGATTCGTCGCCGTGGAAGTTCGGGAACTTGGTGATACGGGCGTTCACAGAGTGGGGCAGGCCGAAGTGGAGCAGAATACGGTCGATGAGATGGCAGCCGATCACAAATACAGCACCGCCGATATCGCCAGGCTGAGTCATATGCGGAGTGCCCGCCTCATCGTGTGAACAGCCACCGTGGGCGCGCACCTGCACTACTTTTCCAAGGCGTCCGCTCTTGAGAGCGGCCTGCATCGCGTCCACTGAAGGAGCGAAGCGCCAGCAGTAGCCGACTTGTACCAGTCCGCCGGTACGCTCTACTGCTTCGACGATGCGTTTGGCGTCAACCGAACTACGTCCTGCAGGCTTTTCGCACAGGACTGCCTTACCCGCCTCAAGCGCCTCGATGGTCAGGTCGGCCATTTTTTCGCTCTTCGAGTGCACGAGCACGACGTGAACGTTTTCG is part of the Paraburkholderia fungorum genome and encodes:
- a CDS encoding Gfo/Idh/MocA family protein, with product MARKIGPNETLGVACLGITHPHTSGRVKAIQRRTDAKMLGAWDTSPLLTPFVDALGLQARTKEDILADENVHVVLVHSKSEKMADLTIEALEAGKAVLCEKPAGRSSVDAKRIVEAVERTGGLVQVGYCWRFAPSVDAMQAALKSGRLGKVVQVRAHGGCSHDEAGTPHMTQPGDIGGAVFVIGCHLIDRILLHFGLPHSVNARITKFPNFHGDESREDAAGAVLNYEDKIVTVDFMSWDVLPWTESWDITAYGTEGIMSSRSLPASYKIYDAGKGDHPEGWTEWQETSFPEIWATKKTEYSPDIAEIGNPVYFDRESNAFFDALRNGTQSVVPATQAYNISRVIEAMFASSKEAGAEVAIG